A part of Timaviella obliquedivisa GSE-PSE-MK23-08B genomic DNA contains:
- a CDS encoding S8 family serine peptidase, with protein sequence MSRFKVGTLTVLNFKSLRARPLQGDLSPIDARNKQWHSFKDDYALTGLRDNQRVQINLQSHAFDAYLQLIDSRTGKLLAQNDDADPHSSDSRLTFNVREGTQYILRVTSYERDKTGRYKLQANVKAIAPNLRNFDANYGYGLINASAAVAHAAGQKLFANVPNSPSWNLNLINAPAVWAQGHTGQGIIVAVLDTGVNYNHPDLASNIWVNAREVANNGIDDDGNGFTDDTRGWSFVDTDTNDPMDFDGSDNIGHGTHVAGTIAALNNNFGTTGVAPNAKIMPIRVIGGGDDLLTERFDANLAAGIRYAVNNGARVLNISLGNDPGDAPLVQTRLALKYARQLGAIAVMASGNERLEGATSPIDPASYAVQGLGIAVGAVDRKRALADFSNPAGNRPLNFVVAPGVGIRSTTLEEKYTVFSGTSMATPHVAGIVALMLSANPSLTATQVEKILTTTTTGGLSYAV encoded by the coding sequence ATGAGCAGATTCAAAGTTGGCACCCTAACCGTCCTTAACTTTAAGTCCCTCCGCGCCAGACCGTTGCAAGGCGACCTCAGCCCAATTGATGCTCGGAACAAGCAGTGGCACAGTTTCAAAGACGACTACGCTTTAACCGGACTGCGAGACAACCAGCGAGTTCAAATTAATCTCCAGTCCCATGCTTTCGATGCTTACCTTCAACTTATAGATAGCCGTACCGGAAAACTTCTGGCTCAAAATGATGATGCTGATCCCCATAGCAGTGATTCTCGGTTGACTTTCAATGTCCGTGAGGGCACTCAGTATATTTTGCGAGTTACCAGTTACGAACGCGACAAAACGGGACGCTACAAGCTTCAAGCTAACGTTAAGGCGATCGCCCCTAACTTGCGCAACTTCGACGCTAACTACGGCTATGGCTTAATCAATGCCTCTGCCGCCGTGGCTCATGCCGCAGGTCAAAAGCTCTTCGCTAATGTCCCTAATAGCCCTAGTTGGAACCTTAACCTCATTAATGCACCCGCAGTTTGGGCGCAAGGACACACTGGACAAGGCATCATTGTTGCAGTGCTGGATACTGGCGTAAATTACAACCATCCTGATCTGGCTAGCAACATTTGGGTAAACGCCAGGGAAGTTGCGAACAACGGTATTGACGACGATGGCAATGGCTTTACCGATGACACACGGGGCTGGAGCTTTGTCGATACTGACACTAATGATCCCATGGATTTTGATGGCTCTGACAATATTGGACATGGCACCCATGTAGCAGGCACGATCGCTGCTCTCAACAATAACTTTGGCACCACGGGAGTCGCACCCAATGCCAAGATTATGCCTATTCGAGTCATTGGCGGCGGCGATGATTTATTGACGGAACGCTTTGATGCTAACTTGGCAGCGGGGATTCGCTATGCCGTTAATAATGGCGCGAGGGTGCTGAATATTAGCTTGGGTAATGATCCAGGCGATGCGCCTTTGGTGCAGACTCGCTTAGCGCTAAAGTATGCGCGGCAGCTTGGGGCGATCGCCGTCATGGCATCGGGTAACGAACGCCTTGAAGGAGCCACTAGTCCCATTGACCCAGCCTCCTATGCTGTTCAAGGACTGGGCATTGCAGTGGGGGCTGTCGATCGCAAACGGGCTTTAGCAGATTTTTCTAATCCCGCAGGTAATCGTCCCCTCAACTTTGTGGTAGCGCCGGGTGTAGGAATTCGCTCTACCACTTTAGAGGAGAAGTACACTGTGTTTAGCGGAACTTCCATGGCAACGCCTCATGTCGCTGGCATTGTAGCTTTAATGCTTAGCGCAAACCCCAGTCTCACAGCAACACAGGTTGAAAAAATTCTGACCACCACGACAACGGGCGGGTTGAGCTACGCCGTATAG
- the sir gene encoding sulfite reductase, ferredoxin dependent, with amino-acid sequence MVSTPISPVAKISKIENLKERSHRLREPVATEIQQDTTHFSEDGIQILKYHGSYQQDNRDNRVKGQEKDYQFMLRTRNPGGFIPAQLYLTLDRLSEEYGNHTLRVTTRQGFQIHGILKKNLKTAIATIVRSMGSTLGACGDVSRNVMAPPAVYKNRPEYVYAREYADNIADLLTPQTGAYYEIWLDGEKAITSEPNPEMTAALHRNGNGTIIKDSEEPIYGDHYMPRKFKCAVTVPGDNSIDLFSQDVSLVVMTNAQSELEGFNVYAGGGLGRTHNKEETFARIADPIGYVDKADVYDLLKAIVATQRDYGDRVNRRHARMKYLLHDWGVEKFRTTVEGYFGKAVQPFKPLPAFKYLDFLGWDEQGDGKLFLGISIENGRVKDEGAFQLKTALREIAEKFALPMRLTPSQNVVLYDIDPEHKAEIQAILDRCGIQKESALDPLVRYSMACPALPTCGLATTESERALPGILDRIRAVLAKVGLPEDHFVIRMTGCPNGCARPYLAEMGFVGRSPGVYEFWLGADPHQTRLAEPFIASLQIDDLEKTLEPLFVTFKNARQLDESFGDFCHRVGFDALRESIATYQPVVVKANGKSKVRRRIDMGDGLYERLKAAAVAQGKPMTEVATAAIEAYLETLK; translated from the coding sequence ATGGTTAGCACCCCTATATCACCCGTCGCCAAAATCTCCAAGATCGAAAATCTCAAAGAACGCAGTCATCGGCTGCGGGAACCAGTTGCGACTGAAATTCAACAAGATACGACGCATTTTAGCGAGGATGGCATTCAAATCCTCAAATATCACGGCTCGTATCAACAAGACAACCGAGATAATCGAGTTAAAGGTCAGGAAAAAGACTATCAGTTCATGCTGCGCACCCGTAATCCAGGGGGCTTTATTCCAGCCCAGCTTTATCTGACTCTCGATCGGCTTTCAGAAGAGTACGGCAATCATACGCTGAGGGTAACCACTCGCCAAGGCTTTCAAATTCACGGCATTCTGAAGAAAAACCTAAAAACAGCGATCGCGACTATTGTCCGCAGCATGGGTTCTACTCTAGGAGCCTGTGGTGATGTGAGCCGCAACGTCATGGCACCCCCAGCGGTCTACAAGAATCGTCCTGAGTATGTTTATGCCAGAGAGTACGCCGATAACATTGCTGACTTACTGACTCCGCAAACTGGAGCCTATTACGAAATTTGGCTAGATGGCGAAAAGGCAATTACTTCTGAACCAAATCCTGAAATGACTGCTGCGCTGCACCGCAACGGCAACGGCACCATTATTAAGGATTCTGAAGAGCCAATTTACGGCGATCATTATATGCCGCGCAAGTTTAAGTGTGCAGTCACGGTTCCTGGCGATAATTCCATTGATTTGTTCTCGCAGGATGTCAGCTTGGTGGTCATGACCAATGCACAAAGTGAGTTGGAAGGCTTCAACGTCTATGCTGGGGGCGGTTTAGGACGCACTCACAATAAAGAAGAGACGTTTGCGCGAATTGCAGACCCGATTGGCTATGTTGATAAAGCAGATGTTTACGACTTGCTCAAGGCGATCGTGGCAACTCAGCGAGACTACGGCGATCGCGTTAATCGTCGTCATGCCCGGATGAAGTACCTATTGCACGATTGGGGCGTGGAAAAATTCCGCACAACTGTTGAGGGCTACTTTGGTAAAGCGGTTCAGCCCTTTAAGCCGTTGCCTGCATTCAAGTATCTAGATTTTCTGGGTTGGGATGAGCAAGGGGACGGCAAGCTGTTCTTGGGTATTTCGATTGAAAATGGTCGAGTCAAGGATGAAGGCGCGTTTCAGCTAAAAACAGCACTCCGAGAAATTGCCGAAAAGTTTGCGCTGCCCATGCGCCTCACTCCTAGCCAAAACGTTGTCCTTTACGATATTGATCCGGAGCATAAAGCCGAGATTCAAGCCATTCTCGATCGCTGTGGGATTCAGAAAGAAAGCGCTCTTGATCCCTTAGTGCGCTACTCTATGGCTTGCCCAGCCCTGCCCACTTGCGGCTTGGCGACAACAGAATCGGAACGGGCGCTACCGGGCATTTTGGATCGAATTCGAGCCGTACTTGCTAAAGTTGGGTTACCCGAAGACCATTTTGTGATTCGGATGACAGGCTGCCCGAATGGTTGCGCTCGTCCGTACCTGGCAGAGATGGGATTTGTCGGACGATCGCCAGGAGTATATGAGTTTTGGTTAGGAGCCGACCCTCACCAAACTCGTTTAGCAGAGCCGTTTATTGCTAGCTTGCAAATCGACGATTTGGAGAAAACCCTTGAGCCGTTGTTTGTGACCTTTAAAAACGCTCGGCAGCTGGATGAAAGCTTTGGCGACTTCTGCCACCGAGTTGGCTTCGATGCACTGCGAGAATCGATCGCCACCTATCAGCCCGTCGTTGTGAAAGCCAATGGAAAATCTAAAGTTCGCCGTCGCATCGACATGGGCGATGGACTTTATGAACGGCTGAAGGCAGCGGCTGTTGCTCAGGGTAAGCCGATGACAGAAGTGGCAACTGCGGCGATCGAAGCCTACTTAGAAACGCTCAAATAA
- the bioD gene encoding dethiobiotin synthase, whose product MSTLLIAGTDAGVGKTVLMTALTAYWHRYCNSQTLGLMKPIQCGTGDRELYTRLFALDQTLEEINPVHFLAPLSPPNAAAYEGRKVELDKAWKQFETLTRQREFVLVEGLGGLGMAIARETTMADLAWDWRIPTVLVVAVNRGAIAQSVANVALATQARVHLKGIVLNCVEPCHAHELEEWASVEMIQNLTQKPILGCIPHLADPTDLSTLVQVASELALERLIPLADSIDSLKQA is encoded by the coding sequence ATGAGTACATTACTAATTGCTGGAACAGATGCAGGAGTGGGGAAGACAGTTTTAATGACTGCCCTTACTGCCTACTGGCATCGTTACTGCAATTCACAGACATTGGGACTGATGAAGCCTATTCAATGTGGCACTGGCGATCGCGAGCTATACACTCGTTTGTTTGCCTTAGACCAAACCCTTGAGGAAATTAACCCTGTTCACTTTTTAGCGCCTCTCTCACCGCCCAATGCAGCCGCCTACGAAGGGCGTAAGGTAGAACTAGATAAAGCTTGGAAGCAATTTGAAACCTTGACCCGACAGCGAGAGTTTGTACTAGTAGAAGGGCTAGGCGGGCTGGGCATGGCAATCGCCCGTGAGACAACAATGGCAGACTTAGCTTGGGACTGGCGAATTCCGACCGTGCTGGTGGTTGCTGTAAACCGGGGAGCGATCGCTCAATCTGTGGCTAATGTGGCTTTGGCAACGCAAGCCCGCGTTCACCTTAAAGGCATTGTGCTGAACTGTGTTGAGCCTTGTCATGCCCATGAGTTAGAAGAATGGGCATCGGTCGAAATGATTCAAAACTTGACTCAAAAGCCAATCTTGGGCTGCATTCCTCATCTGGCAGACCCTACAGATTTAAGCACGTTGGTTCAAGTGGCTTCAGAGTTAGCTTTAGAAAGGCTGATTCCGTTGGCTGATTCGATTGACAGTCTAAAGCAAGCCTAA